One genomic segment of Rivularia sp. PCC 7116 includes these proteins:
- a CDS encoding DUF3352 domain-containing protein, with product MSKLKPKFLIPAIGAGVAVVAGVGAYLYFKSGPSGGISDAAASAKLVPDDAMMATYIATDPTVWSKLEKFGTPEAQKIIAAGVESFNKSFSNDDNISYDRDLKPWVGGVMVAVLPPPAVQPAQNKSQSSADPNILMVVGIKDKVEALNFTNKLKQQKNVKIEEIEYKGQTIQKTQGKGSPTYSTILNDRVLFSPSQNAVNQAIDTSKGEPSFLSKTGASQIIGNNLQLENTLFQVYVPDYASMVKKLVATNPQVQQIPPQTLEQLKQIKSVVAGIGVDDNGLRVKANTNLDAQKVKFQYEKTSGKVLSQLPQNTIALVSGGGISKWWTAFTEQAQDTTELNVLLQQVRAQLKLVNIDLDKDVFGWMDGEFGIAAIPVKQGLLKQIGFGGAFLFQTGDRKTAEATFSKLDDLAKAQSLKVAQKNIGGTQITEWQIPNQGALLAHGWLDDKTALLALGGPIAEKLTAQGFKPISGSSSFQGITGTLPQENGGYFYLDMEKALPIITRFSPPPTEATAILNSIRGIGVTATSPNKSLTQMEMLLALKKNSDK from the coding sequence ATGTCTAAACTTAAACCTAAATTTTTAATCCCCGCGATTGGTGCTGGTGTTGCAGTAGTAGCCGGTGTTGGGGCTTACTTGTATTTCAAAAGCGGACCATCTGGAGGTATTTCCGATGCAGCCGCTAGCGCAAAACTAGTTCCAGATGATGCAATGATGGCAACATATATTGCCACAGATCCAACAGTTTGGTCAAAATTAGAAAAATTTGGAACCCCCGAAGCGCAAAAAATAATTGCAGCGGGGGTTGAAAGCTTCAATAAAAGTTTTTCTAACGATGACAACATTAGCTACGATCGGGATTTAAAACCGTGGGTGGGTGGTGTCATGGTAGCTGTATTACCTCCACCAGCAGTTCAGCCAGCCCAAAATAAATCTCAATCGTCGGCAGATCCAAATATTTTGATGGTGGTAGGAATCAAAGATAAAGTAGAAGCTTTGAATTTTACCAATAAACTCAAGCAGCAAAAAAACGTCAAAATTGAAGAAATTGAATATAAAGGTCAGACAATCCAAAAAACCCAAGGTAAAGGAAGTCCTACATATAGCACTATATTAAATGACCGTGTATTATTTTCTCCTTCACAAAATGCTGTCAACCAAGCCATCGATACATCCAAAGGGGAACCATCATTTTTGAGTAAAACAGGTGCTTCGCAAATCATCGGAAATAATCTTCAACTGGAAAATACTCTCTTCCAAGTTTACGTACCCGACTATGCGAGTATGGTAAAAAAATTAGTTGCCACCAATCCCCAAGTCCAGCAAATACCACCCCAAACTTTAGAACAGTTGAAGCAGATAAAATCCGTTGTAGCTGGCATCGGTGTTGATGACAATGGATTGCGAGTCAAAGCCAATACCAACTTAGACGCGCAAAAAGTCAAATTTCAATACGAAAAAACATCTGGAAAAGTATTATCCCAACTTCCCCAAAATACAATTGCCCTTGTGAGTGGAGGGGGCATAAGTAAATGGTGGACGGCTTTTACAGAACAAGCACAAGATACCACCGAACTAAATGTACTACTCCAGCAAGTACGCGCACAATTAAAATTAGTCAATATCGATTTAGATAAAGACGTATTTGGCTGGATGGATGGAGAATTTGGTATCGCTGCAATCCCAGTCAAACAGGGACTATTAAAGCAAATTGGTTTCGGCGGCGCATTCCTATTTCAAACAGGCGATCGCAAAACAGCAGAAGCCACCTTTAGCAAATTAGACGACTTAGCTAAAGCTCAATCCTTAAAGGTTGCTCAAAAGAATATCGGTGGAACACAAATCACAGAATGGCAAATTCCCAATCAAGGTGCATTACTAGCCCACGGTTGGCTTGACGACAAAACCGCCCTACTAGCGCTTGGTGGCCCCATCGCGGAAAAACTTACTGCCCAAGGATTTAAGCCTATTAGCGGCAGTTCCAGCTTCCAAGGTATAACCGGAACATTACCGCAAGAAAACGGCGGCTACTTTTACTTAGATATGGAAAAAGCCCTGCCGATTATCACTCGCTTTTCTCCACCACCAACAGAAGCAACCGCTATTCTCAACTCAATTCGCGGAATTGGTGTCACCGCAACCAGCCCCAACAAATCTCTAACCCAAATGGAAATGTTGCTAGCGTTGAAAAAGAACAGCGACAAGTAA
- a CDS encoding iron uptake porin, which yields MSNMLWKSLALSQAVFGASLLVSTSAIAAPNTTEAEAVSAEVTQTEDKSETEAASVFSSSVELQEKQTLAQAQQNEVNVLEEVNQYGSEGQENGSQSQVTSVSQFSDVQPTDWAFQALQSLVERYGCIAGYPNGTYRGNRALTRYEFAAGLNACLDRVNELIATATADIVTREDLATLQRLQEEFSAELATLRGRVDALEARTAELEANQFSTTTKLAGEAIFALTDAFGDTVGDNNNTVFQNRIRLDLQTSFTGKDVLHTRLATGNAQRLNTTGDAFDGTNFQTFNLTGDPSNSNDVTLDWLAYYTNIGPAQVYVAATGGIHSDYAATVNPYFEDYDGGNGALSTFASESPIYRIGGGAGAALNFKFGKGGGPLRGSSLTVGYLGSEPSDPGIGSGVFNGNYAALGQLNFNLNSRVALAATYVHGYHGAGSALFDAGGFGGANVPVVGTAQANLIENPSSSNSYGLAAAIRPSSKISVSGFVSYHDVTGFQSNDDFEAWSWGAGIALPDFGGKGNVLGFFGGAQPYSINRNLTGRSTEDGDIPYHIEGFYKYRVNDNVSITPGVIYQTSSGQNDDSDDAFIGTLRTTFTF from the coding sequence TAATACAACTGAAGCTGAAGCTGTGAGTGCTGAAGTCACTCAGACAGAAGATAAGTCGGAAACAGAAGCAGCGTCTGTATTTTCATCTTCTGTAGAGCTTCAAGAAAAACAAACGTTGGCTCAAGCTCAACAAAATGAAGTTAACGTTTTAGAAGAAGTAAATCAGTACGGTAGTGAAGGACAAGAAAATGGAAGCCAATCTCAGGTAACTTCCGTTTCTCAATTTTCAGACGTACAGCCTACTGATTGGGCTTTCCAAGCGTTGCAGTCTTTGGTTGAACGTTATGGCTGTATAGCTGGTTATCCTAACGGTACCTACCGTGGTAACCGTGCTTTAACTCGTTATGAATTTGCTGCAGGTTTAAATGCTTGTTTGGATAGAGTTAACGAATTAATAGCAACTGCTACAGCTGATATTGTTACCAGAGAAGATTTAGCGACTTTACAGCGCTTGCAAGAAGAATTTTCTGCTGAATTAGCAACCCTACGCGGACGAGTAGATGCTTTAGAAGCGCGTACTGCTGAATTGGAAGCTAATCAATTCTCTACAACAACCAAGTTAGCTGGTGAAGCAATTTTTGCTTTAACTGATGCTTTTGGCGATACCGTAGGTGATAACAACAATACTGTTTTCCAAAATAGAATTCGTTTGGATTTACAGACCAGCTTCACCGGTAAAGATGTTTTGCATACCCGTTTAGCTACTGGTAATGCCCAACGCTTGAATACAACTGGCGATGCTTTTGATGGTACTAATTTCCAAACCTTTAACTTAACTGGCGATCCATCTAACAGCAATGATGTAACTTTAGACTGGTTGGCTTATTACACCAATATCGGTCCTGCACAAGTGTATGTTGCTGCTACCGGTGGTATTCATAGCGATTATGCTGCTACCGTTAATCCTTACTTCGAGGATTATGACGGTGGTAATGGTGCTTTATCAACTTTTGCTTCTGAAAGCCCCATTTACCGTATTGGTGGCGGTGCCGGTGCGGCGTTAAATTTCAAATTTGGTAAAGGTGGCGGTCCTCTTCGTGGAAGCTCTTTGACTGTTGGTTACTTGGGTTCCGAACCAAGCGATCCTGGTATTGGTTCTGGGGTCTTCAACGGTAACTATGCTGCTTTAGGACAGTTGAACTTTAACCTTAATAGCCGTGTCGCATTAGCAGCAACTTACGTACATGGTTATCACGGCGCTGGTAGTGCTTTATTTGATGCTGGTGGATTCGGAGGTGCAAACGTTCCTGTAGTTGGTACTGCACAAGCAAACTTAATTGAGAATCCGTCTTCTAGTAACTCTTACGGCTTAGCTGCTGCAATCAGACCAAGTAGTAAGATTTCAGTTAGCGGTTTTGTTTCTTACCACGATGTTACCGGCTTCCAGTCTAACGATGACTTTGAAGCTTGGAGTTGGGGTGCTGGTATAGCTTTACCTGATTTCGGTGGAAAAGGAAATGTTTTGGGTTTCTTCGGAGGCGCTCAACCTTACTCTATTAATAGAAATTTAACCGGTCGTTCTACTGAAGATGGTGATATCCCTTATCACATCGAAGGATTCTATAAGTACCGTGTAAACGATAACGTTTCTATTACTCCGGGCGTTATTTATCAGACTTCTTCGGGACAGAATGATGATAGTGATGATGCGTTCATCGGTACTCTCAGAACAACCTTTACTTTCTAG
- a CDS encoding sensor histidine kinase yields METQENLILIVDDKIHNLEILFDVMQMNGHQVLVADSGESALDKLKIISPALILLDVMMPSMDGFEVCRQLKSDDKTKDIPVIFMTALTNTADKIKAFKLGAVDYITKPFQQEEVLARVNVQLKLRNLNQQLQKSQFQLMQAEKISALGQLVAGIAHEVKNPVSFIAGNLEHTENYTQELVDLLKLYQKHLQNTPEEITHTIDTIDLDFLLEDLPKMIASMNVGIERISDIMQSLRNFSRKDATTKKYADIHQGIDTTLMILSHRLKANEIHPRIEVIKKYGDLPEIECFPGQLNQVFMNLLANAIDVFEDKAKQNEYFIPQISISTELVNDNNAKIIIYDNGYGMSEEVQNSLFNTFFTTKPEGKGTGLGLSISYKIITETHGGTLECFSSEGKGTEFVIQIPIK; encoded by the coding sequence ATGGAAACACAAGAAAATCTGATTTTAATTGTTGATGATAAAATTCACAATCTAGAAATACTGTTTGATGTCATGCAAATGAATGGACATCAAGTATTAGTTGCTGATAGCGGTGAAAGTGCATTAGATAAGCTAAAAATTATCTCCCCGGCTTTAATTTTATTAGATGTTATGATGCCGTCAATGGACGGATTTGAAGTCTGTAGACAGTTAAAGTCGGATGATAAAACAAAAGATATTCCAGTAATTTTCATGACTGCTCTTACAAATACAGCAGATAAAATAAAAGCATTTAAACTTGGAGCAGTAGACTATATTACTAAGCCATTTCAGCAAGAAGAAGTGTTAGCAAGAGTTAACGTACAGTTGAAATTGCGAAACTTGAATCAGCAATTACAGAAATCGCAATTCCAATTAATGCAAGCGGAAAAAATATCTGCTTTGGGACAGCTAGTTGCTGGTATTGCTCATGAAGTCAAAAACCCCGTCAGTTTTATTGCTGGGAATTTGGAACATACAGAAAACTATACCCAAGAGTTAGTTGATTTATTAAAGCTGTACCAAAAGCATTTACAAAATACTCCTGAAGAAATTACTCATACAATCGATACAATAGATTTAGATTTTCTTTTAGAAGATTTACCTAAAATGATTGCTTCCATGAATGTAGGTATTGAGCGAATTAGCGATATTATGCAATCGTTACGTAATTTTTCTCGTAAAGACGCTACAACCAAAAAATATGCTGATATTCATCAAGGAATTGATACAACTTTGATGATTTTGTCTCATCGTTTGAAAGCGAACGAAATTCATCCTAGAATTGAGGTTATAAAGAAATACGGTGATTTACCTGAAATTGAATGCTTTCCAGGACAACTCAATCAAGTATTTATGAATTTACTTGCAAATGCTATTGACGTATTTGAAGATAAAGCAAAACAAAATGAATATTTTATTCCCCAGATTAGTATTAGTACAGAATTAGTAAATGATAATAATGCCAAAATCATTATTTATGATAACGGTTATGGCATGTCTGAGGAAGTGCAGAATAGTTTATTTAATACTTTTTTTACTACTAAACCTGAAGGTAAAGGTACAGGTTTAGGGCTTTCAATCAGCTATAAAATTATTACCGAAACTCATGGTGGAACTTTAGAATGTTTCTCTTCCGAAGGTAAAGGTACGGAGTTTGTGATTCAGATTCCTATAAAATAA
- a CDS encoding class I SAM-dependent methyltransferase, protein MVIATKNTTPISTRLINGLLGIKPLFNLAKHQARQMMVKRGERVGVPWREQVEEMKTVDWETQIKKVENPNVSYPNYYLDSFHAYEEGNLGWKPALELEVAALTVHSTLFNKAGELAGDSKLRASYHDVLKPQIPQPQDILDLACGVGLSTFALQEIYPQAKVTGLDLSPYFLSVANYRSQQRQTNINWVHALAESTGLPENSFDLVSIFLTCHELPQSATRQIFTEARRILRPNGNLAIMDMNPQSEVYKKMPPYVFTLLKSTEPCLDEYFTLDMKQALIDAGFQAPTITPNSPRHRTVVAKVAKVK, encoded by the coding sequence ATGGTTATCGCTACAAAAAATACTACTCCAATCTCTACACGCTTGATAAATGGATTGCTGGGAATCAAGCCATTGTTTAATCTAGCCAAACATCAAGCCCGTCAAATGATGGTTAAGCGGGGGGAAAGAGTTGGTGTTCCTTGGAGAGAGCAAGTAGAAGAAATGAAAACCGTAGATTGGGAAACACAAATCAAGAAAGTGGAAAACCCCAACGTTTCTTATCCCAATTATTATCTCGATTCATTCCATGCTTATGAAGAAGGTAATCTCGGTTGGAAACCAGCTTTAGAACTAGAAGTTGCGGCTTTAACAGTTCACTCTACACTTTTTAATAAAGCTGGTGAATTAGCAGGCGACTCAAAATTACGTGCTTCTTATCATGATGTTCTTAAACCGCAAATTCCACAACCACAAGATATTTTAGATTTAGCTTGCGGAGTTGGTTTAAGTACCTTTGCTCTACAAGAAATTTATCCTCAAGCCAAAGTTACTGGGTTAGATTTATCACCTTATTTTCTATCAGTCGCCAATTATCGTTCCCAGCAGCGACAAACTAATATCAACTGGGTTCATGCATTAGCCGAATCAACAGGTTTACCTGAAAATTCATTTGATTTAGTTTCAATTTTTCTCACCTGTCATGAATTGCCACAATCAGCAACTCGCCAAATATTTACTGAAGCCAGACGAATATTGCGTCCTAACGGTAATTTAGCAATTATGGACATGAATCCGCAGTCTGAAGTTTATAAGAAAATGCCGCCTTACGTATTCACTTTGCTCAAAAGCACCGAACCTTGTTTGGATGAATACTTTACCCTAGACATGAAGCAAGCTTTGATTGATGCTGGTTTCCAAGCTCCAACAATTACTCCTAATAGTCCCCGCCATCGGACTGTTGTTGCGAAAGTTGCGAAAGTGAAGTAA
- a CDS encoding Rrf2 family transcriptional regulator, translating into MELSCKSEYAILALLELASHYQKGEPLQIRQIAAQQNIPDRYLEQLLATLRRGGLVKSQRGSKGGYFLTREPWKITLFDIFVCIEGLDKLKNCQEDKPQTSDNAVVKDIWEEARQAANSILQKYTLLDLCEKRDSRNNLDIMYYI; encoded by the coding sequence GTGGAACTATCATGTAAATCGGAATATGCAATTTTAGCATTGTTAGAATTAGCAAGTCATTATCAGAAAGGAGAACCGCTACAAATTAGACAGATTGCGGCGCAACAGAATATACCAGATCGTTATTTAGAACAATTGCTTGCAACATTGAGGCGTGGTGGACTTGTTAAAAGTCAACGCGGTTCTAAAGGTGGTTACTTTTTGACAAGAGAACCTTGGAAAATTACATTATTTGATATCTTTGTATGTATAGAAGGATTAGACAAACTGAAAAATTGTCAAGAAGATAAACCTCAAACTTCTGATAATGCTGTTGTAAAAGATATTTGGGAAGAAGCACGTCAAGCAGCTAATTCGATACTACAAAAATATACGCTTTTAGATTTGTGTGAAAAACGAGATTCTAGAAACAATTTGGATATTATGTATTACATTTAG
- a CDS encoding J domain-containing protein → MPQSNHYEILNVDRNASQAEIKQAYRRLVKLFHPDVNQKKEDKEQIIRINAAYEVLGDIKSRQSYDRQLHYSFEKNKKKRNERTQTAQQQYNKRRKTRRNADEQVEEWLRFVYQPVNRFVSDILNSWEDQIEKLAADPFDDELLEEFQNYLQDCKEKLKQAQNNFSSLPNPPNLARAAAHFYYTLNQIGDGLGELEYFPLNYDESYLHAGQEMFLIATQLYYEAQDSMGAYK, encoded by the coding sequence ATGCCACAATCCAATCACTACGAAATTCTTAATGTAGACAGAAATGCAAGCCAAGCGGAGATAAAACAGGCTTATCGCCGCTTGGTTAAACTGTTTCATCCAGATGTGAATCAGAAAAAAGAAGATAAAGAGCAAATTATCCGTATTAATGCTGCTTATGAAGTTTTAGGTGATATTAAAAGTCGTCAGTCTTATGATAGACAACTGCATTACAGCTTTGAGAAAAATAAGAAGAAAAGAAACGAACGTACTCAAACAGCCCAACAACAATATAACAAGAGACGCAAGACAAGACGGAATGCTGACGAGCAAGTCGAGGAATGGTTGCGTTTTGTATATCAGCCGGTTAATCGTTTTGTGTCTGATATTCTCAACTCTTGGGAAGACCAAATCGAGAAATTAGCTGCAGACCCTTTTGATGATGAATTGTTAGAAGAATTTCAGAACTATTTACAAGATTGTAAAGAAAAACTCAAACAAGCACAAAATAATTTTAGTTCTTTACCAAATCCCCCTAATCTAGCACGAGCAGCAGCTCATTTTTACTATACATTAAATCAAATTGGCGATGGGTTGGGAGAGTTGGAATACTTCCCTCTCAATTATGACGAAAGTTATTTACATGCAGGACAAGAAATGTTTCTTATTGCGACTCAGCTATACTATGAGGCACAAGATTCGATGGGCGCATATAAATAG
- a CDS encoding 6-carboxytetrahydropterin synthase produces MQCIVNRRAQFSASHRYWLPELSEAENNEKFAACANFPGHGHNYVLFISLQGELDEYGMVLNLSDVKKVIKREITSQLDFSYLNDVWEEFGQTLPTTENIARVIYKRLSSYLPIVRVQLFEHPQLWADYMGNSMEAYLTVGTHFSAAHRLASPKLSKEENLEIYGKCARPHGHGHNYHLEITVKGEIAERTGMLVDLGALNKVIDDYVLEPFDHTFLNKDIPYFAEIVPTAENIALYISNTLREPIAKLGATLYKVKLIESPNNSCEIYCNNSESNLSGATQEQPVLVKL; encoded by the coding sequence ATGCAATGCATTGTAAATCGCCGCGCTCAGTTTTCGGCTAGTCATCGATATTGGTTGCCCGAACTAAGCGAAGCAGAGAATAATGAAAAATTTGCTGCTTGTGCTAATTTTCCTGGGCACGGGCATAACTATGTTTTATTTATCTCTCTTCAGGGAGAGCTAGATGAATATGGTATGGTACTCAATCTATCTGACGTAAAAAAGGTCATAAAAAGGGAAATTACCAGTCAATTAGACTTTTCCTATCTCAATGATGTTTGGGAGGAGTTCGGGCAAACTTTACCCACAACTGAAAATATTGCACGGGTTATCTACAAACGGTTATCGTCTTATTTACCTATAGTTCGCGTGCAGTTATTTGAACATCCTCAACTTTGGGCAGATTATATGGGAAATTCAATGGAAGCTTATCTTACTGTAGGTACTCATTTTAGTGCAGCTCATAGGTTAGCTAGTCCTAAATTGAGTAAAGAAGAGAATTTAGAAATTTATGGTAAGTGCGCTCGTCCCCACGGGCACGGGCATAATTACCATTTAGAGATTACCGTTAAAGGTGAAATTGCAGAGCGTACTGGTATGTTAGTAGATTTGGGCGCTCTCAATAAAGTTATAGATGATTATGTGCTGGAACCGTTCGATCATACTTTTCTGAATAAGGATATTCCTTATTTTGCCGAAATAGTGCCTACTGCTGAAAATATAGCGCTTTATATCAGCAATACACTGCGCGAACCGATCGCTAAATTAGGGGCAACCCTTTACAAGGTTAAACTAATCGAAAGTCCGAATAACTCTTGCGAAATTTACTGTAATAATTCGGAATCTAATTTAAGTGGAGCAACACAAGAACAGCCTGTCTTAGTAAAATTGTAA
- the cysK gene encoding cysteine synthase A: protein MRIARNITELVGRTPLVQLNRIPQTEGCVAKIVMKLESMNPSASVKDRIGTNMIDAAEEEGLITPGKTLLVEPTSGNTGIALAMVAAAKGYRLVLTMPDTMSCERRAMLRAYGAELRLTPGIEGMNGAILQAQKIVETTPHAYMLQQFRNPANAKIHRDTTAEEIWQDTDGKVDMIVAGIGTGGTITGISEVMKTRKKNFQTIAVEPASSPVLSGGRPGPHKIQGIGAGFIPQILKVDLIDEVITVTDSQAIAYGRRLAREEGLLSGISTGAALCAAIRVAKRQENQGRLIVLIQPSFGERYLSTPLFQDLEVKPVHSIS, encoded by the coding sequence ATGCGTATTGCCCGTAATATTACAGAACTTGTTGGTCGTACTCCATTAGTACAACTTAACCGTATACCCCAAACTGAAGGTTGTGTCGCGAAAATCGTGATGAAGCTGGAAAGCATGAACCCATCAGCATCAGTTAAAGATAGAATTGGCACTAATATGATTGATGCAGCAGAAGAAGAAGGTTTAATTACTCCTGGAAAAACGCTATTAGTAGAACCTACTTCCGGAAACACAGGAATAGCCTTAGCAATGGTTGCCGCAGCTAAAGGTTATCGATTGGTATTGACAATGCCCGATACTATGAGTTGCGAGCGAAGAGCTATGTTGCGGGCTTATGGGGCTGAATTACGATTAACACCCGGAATTGAAGGCATGAATGGAGCAATTTTACAAGCACAAAAAATTGTTGAAACGACCCCTCACGCGTATATGTTGCAACAATTTAGAAACCCAGCTAATGCGAAAATACACAGAGACACGACTGCCGAAGAAATATGGCAGGATACCGATGGAAAGGTAGATATGATTGTTGCAGGTATAGGTACTGGAGGAACGATTACAGGTATAAGCGAAGTCATGAAAACACGTAAGAAAAATTTTCAGACGATTGCCGTTGAGCCAGCTTCAAGTCCAGTGTTGTCTGGAGGAAGACCGGGACCTCACAAAATACAAGGAATTGGTGCGGGATTTATTCCTCAGATATTAAAAGTAGACTTAATTGACGAAGTAATTACTGTTACCGATAGTCAGGCGATCGCATACGGAAGAAGATTGGCTCGGGAAGAAGGATTATTGTCAGGTATTTCAACAGGAGCGGCTTTATGTGCGGCAATTCGGGTTGCTAAGCGCCAGGAAAATCAAGGACGCTTAATTGTATTAATTCAGCCCAGCTTCGGAGAAAGATATTTGAGTACACCGCTTTTCCAAGATTTGGAAGTTAAGCCGGTTCATAGCATTAGCTAA